One Bacillus amyloliquefaciens DSM 7 = ATCC 23350 DNA window includes the following coding sequences:
- the ysxE gene encoding spore coat protein YsxE, translating to MEAVQSVLQEYGLAAEYIEPVSPHVWKVYSNHGIFALKQLKPARSNDFTDHMIEIEEKGYRSFVPIYRTHAGDFFAGSQTEDSYYLMPWLQYDQEEELDQKHVYLFKEVAKLHSATVRDIQISTEDISGFYEVTKRDWENDKLVYEQFADRAEKEWYLSPFELQAVTYLTETVSAVNFALERLEEWFEAAKDLDKTRAVINHGSLSSRHFLYNDVGAGFFTNFEKAALGPPQNDLLGFYSRLFRSYPKACPECLDWFYTYHKSFPLREAEISLFLSYMAYPSGMYKVLKRYQTAQRGSEKEECSQLLRAFWQMKNVEPFLMKVYQIEQEKKIKAENESSS from the coding sequence ATGGAAGCAGTCCAATCAGTGCTTCAGGAATACGGGCTGGCGGCTGAGTATATTGAGCCTGTCAGCCCGCATGTATGGAAAGTCTACTCAAACCACGGCATTTTTGCTTTGAAACAGCTCAAGCCGGCCCGCAGCAATGATTTTACGGATCATATGATTGAGATTGAGGAGAAAGGCTACCGTTCATTTGTTCCGATCTACCGCACGCATGCAGGCGATTTTTTTGCCGGAAGCCAGACGGAGGATTCTTATTATTTAATGCCTTGGCTTCAGTACGATCAGGAAGAAGAACTGGATCAAAAGCATGTTTACCTTTTTAAAGAGGTTGCGAAGCTCCACTCCGCGACCGTGCGGGACATCCAAATCAGTACTGAAGATATCAGCGGCTTTTATGAAGTAACGAAAAGAGATTGGGAAAATGATAAGCTCGTCTATGAACAATTTGCCGACCGGGCGGAAAAAGAGTGGTACCTTTCTCCTTTTGAACTGCAGGCCGTTACGTATCTTACAGAAACGGTGTCCGCCGTCAATTTTGCTCTGGAGCGTCTGGAGGAGTGGTTCGAAGCGGCAAAGGATCTTGATAAGACGAGAGCGGTGATCAATCACGGCAGCTTATCGAGCCGCCATTTTCTATATAATGACGTGGGAGCGGGCTTTTTCACCAATTTCGAGAAAGCTGCGCTGGGCCCTCCGCAAAATGATCTGCTCGGCTTTTATTCCAGATTGTTCAGAAGCTATCCGAAAGCGTGTCCGGAGTGTCTTGACTGGTTTTATACGTATCATAAATCATTTCCGCTCCGTGAAGCGGAAATCAGCCTGTTTCTCAGCTATATGGCTTATCCGTCCGGCATGTACAAAGTGCTGAAACGGTATCAGACCGCTCAAAGGGGCTCTGAAAAAGAAGAGTGCTCGCAATTATTAAGGGCGTTTTGGCAGATGAAAAATGTTGAACCATTTCTCATGAAGGTGTATCAGATTGAGCAGGAGAAAAAAATAAAGGCGGAAAACGAGTCCTCTTCATAA
- a CDS encoding LysM peptidoglycan-binding domain-containing protein has translation MPHNHRLQFSVEESICFQKGQEVSELLSISLDPDIRVQEVNDYVSIKGSLELTGEYNIDHSSHFEELDRELRHVEEVRAREDGTAELLHCFPVDITIPKNKVSHLNDVFVFIDAFDYQLTDSRILTIQADLAIEGLLEETEPKEPEIPLYVAPEFSREEMINLAEHRSEEENEPELMIRQIPEEPLSVSEEEAIQETVENEEETPPILRQEEEEEKEEDEETAPVLRLEEVPEPVSITEPPPPAAVQDEEEPEEAEEPAIMSAERNEPVSEDDAAEVLEEPKDDVEPVSPAFTLTPHAEKTEVEEQPALEIEEQPEAEPLLRQSDQEETEDEEEPAVFEEEQEPAYREFVPEPREEEFYSAPKFLEEETQADEGFEIEVRKMAQPEEETGEPLDLSFQFSKLPPEEPAASERPEPLKSERENEEPAPKTDQKENDNSHYLTKLFTREEEKFSRMKICIVQQQDTIDRVCERYDITSQQLIRTNSLSFDDELEEGQLLYIPEYNNSHA, from the coding sequence TTGCCGCATAATCACCGGTTGCAATTTTCTGTTGAAGAATCAATCTGTTTCCAAAAAGGACAGGAAGTTTCTGAATTACTTTCGATTTCATTAGACCCTGATATCAGGGTGCAGGAAGTAAATGATTATGTCTCAATTAAAGGATCATTAGAACTTACTGGCGAGTACAACATAGATCACAGCAGTCATTTCGAAGAGCTTGATAGAGAGCTGAGACATGTAGAGGAAGTGAGGGCAAGGGAGGATGGCACTGCAGAGCTCCTTCATTGTTTCCCGGTAGACATCACGATTCCGAAAAATAAAGTGAGCCACCTCAATGATGTTTTCGTTTTTATTGATGCCTTTGATTATCAGTTGACGGATTCAAGAATCTTAACCATTCAGGCTGATTTGGCAATTGAAGGACTGCTTGAGGAAACCGAGCCAAAAGAGCCGGAAATCCCTCTGTATGTGGCGCCTGAATTTTCCAGAGAAGAAATGATCAATCTTGCTGAACATCGTTCCGAGGAAGAAAATGAACCAGAATTAATGATACGTCAGATTCCTGAAGAGCCGCTGAGTGTATCGGAAGAAGAAGCAATACAAGAAACCGTGGAGAATGAGGAAGAGACTCCGCCTATACTCAGGCAGGAAGAGGAAGAAGAAAAAGAGGAGGATGAGGAAACCGCCCCTGTTCTGAGGCTGGAAGAGGTGCCGGAACCTGTTTCAATTACTGAGCCTCCTCCTCCCGCTGCCGTCCAAGACGAAGAAGAGCCGGAAGAAGCTGAGGAGCCTGCAATCATGTCGGCTGAAAGGAATGAGCCTGTATCTGAGGATGATGCAGCGGAAGTGCTGGAAGAGCCAAAGGATGATGTTGAACCGGTTTCCCCTGCTTTTACTCTGACCCCGCATGCAGAAAAAACAGAGGTTGAGGAACAGCCCGCCCTTGAAATAGAAGAGCAGCCAGAGGCCGAACCGCTTCTCCGTCAGAGTGATCAAGAGGAGACAGAAGACGAAGAGGAGCCTGCGGTTTTTGAAGAAGAACAGGAGCCCGCTTATCGCGAGTTCGTTCCGGAACCGCGGGAAGAGGAATTTTACAGCGCTCCTAAGTTTCTTGAGGAAGAAACCCAGGCTGATGAAGGGTTTGAAATTGAGGTAAGGAAGATGGCGCAGCCGGAGGAGGAAACCGGGGAACCTCTTGATTTGTCTTTTCAGTTTTCCAAACTGCCGCCTGAAGAACCGGCGGCATCTGAACGGCCTGAGCCGCTTAAGTCCGAAAGAGAGAATGAAGAACCGGCACCGAAAACGGATCAGAAGGAAAATGACAACTCTCATTATTTGACAAAATTATTTACAAGAGAAGAAGAAAAGTTTTCGAGAATGAAAATTTGCATTGTACAGCAGCAAGATACAATCGATCGGGTGTGCGAACGATATGACATCACATCCCAGCAGCTTATCAGAACGAATTCTTTATCGTTTGATGACGAGCTTGAAGAAGGTCAGCTTCTGTATATACCTGAATATAATAACAGCCATGCGTAA
- the hemL gene encoding glutamate-1-semialdehyde 2,1-aminomutase encodes MRNYEKSKSAFKEAQKLMPGGVNSPVRAFKSVDMDPIFMQRGKGSKIFDIDGNEYIDYVLSWGPLILGHTNDRVVESLKKVAENGTSFGASTEVENELAKLVIDRVPSVEIVRMVSSGTEATMSALRLARGYTGRNKILKFEGCYHGHGDSLLIKAGSGVATLGLPDSPGVPEGIAMNTITVPYNDLESVALAFREYGEDIAGVIVEPVAGNMGVVPPQEGFLQGLRDITEQNGALLIFDEVMTGFRVDYNCAQGYFGVTPDLTCLGKVIGGGLPVGAYGGKAEIMERIAPSGPIYQAGTLSGNPLAMTAGLETLQQLTPESYQEFVKKGDMLEEGISKAAEAHGIPHTFNRAGSMIGFFFTNEPVINYETAKSSDLKLFAKYYKGMADAGVFLPPSQFEGLFLSTAHTMEDIEKTIQAAEKVFQTISR; translated from the coding sequence ATGAGAAACTATGAAAAATCAAAATCCGCTTTTAAAGAAGCACAGAAACTGATGCCGGGCGGAGTGAACAGCCCGGTGCGCGCATTTAAATCAGTTGATATGGACCCGATTTTTATGCAGCGCGGCAAAGGATCGAAAATTTTTGATATTGACGGCAATGAATATATCGACTATGTGCTGAGCTGGGGTCCGCTCATTTTGGGCCACACCAACGACCGCGTCGTTGAAAGCCTGAAAAAGGTCGCGGAAAACGGAACAAGTTTCGGAGCTTCTACTGAAGTGGAAAACGAACTGGCCAAATTGGTCATTGACCGTGTGCCGTCTGTTGAAATCGTACGGATGGTCAGCTCCGGAACAGAGGCGACAATGAGCGCTCTTCGTCTGGCAAGAGGATATACCGGCCGCAATAAAATTTTGAAATTCGAAGGGTGTTATCACGGCCACGGTGATTCGCTGCTGATCAAAGCGGGATCCGGGGTGGCGACACTCGGCCTTCCTGACAGCCCGGGTGTGCCTGAAGGAATCGCGATGAATACGATTACCGTTCCGTATAACGACTTGGAAAGCGTTGCACTCGCATTCCGTGAGTACGGTGAAGATATCGCCGGGGTCATTGTTGAGCCGGTAGCCGGCAATATGGGCGTTGTTCCGCCGCAGGAAGGCTTTTTGCAAGGGCTTCGTGACATCACGGAACAAAATGGCGCGCTGTTAATTTTTGATGAAGTCATGACCGGTTTTCGCGTGGACTATAACTGTGCGCAAGGATATTTCGGCGTGACGCCTGACTTAACGTGTCTCGGCAAAGTCATCGGCGGCGGTCTTCCTGTCGGTGCGTATGGCGGCAAAGCCGAAATCATGGAACGAATCGCTCCGAGCGGTCCGATCTATCAGGCGGGAACATTGTCGGGAAATCCGCTTGCCATGACAGCGGGACTTGAGACGTTACAGCAGCTCACACCTGAATCTTACCAAGAATTTGTGAAAAAAGGCGATATGCTTGAAGAAGGCATTTCCAAAGCCGCTGAAGCACATGGCATTCCGCACACGTTTAACCGTGCGGGCTCAATGATCGGATTCTTTTTCACAAATGAGCCTGTCATTAACTATGAAACAGCTAAATCATCTGATTTAAAGCTGTTCGCCAAATATTATAAAGGGATGGCTGACGCAGGCGTATTTCTTCCGCCGTCTCAATTTGAAGGATTGTTTCTCTCCACTGCGCATACAATGGAGGATATTGAAAAAACCATTCAAGCCGCTGAGAAAGTGTTCCAGACTATCAGCCGCTGA
- the hemB gene encoding porphobilinogen synthase: MNQTFNRHRRLRANAAMRDLVRETRLHPSDFIYPLFVVEGLEGKKEVPSMPGVYHVSLDLLKDEMAELISLDIKSVIVFGVPEEKDDCGTQAFHDHGIVQKGIAEIKKHYPEMIVIADTCLCEYTDHGHCGVVKDGVILNDESLELLAQTAVSQAKAGADIIAPSNMMDGFVTVIREALDKEGFTNIPIMSYAVKYSSEFYGPFRDAADSTPQFGDRKTYQMDPANRLEALREAESDAAEGADFLIVKPSMSYLDIMRDVKNRHHLPLVAYNVSGEYSMVKAAAQNGWIKEKEMVLEILTSMKRAGADLIMTYHAKDAAKWLAE, encoded by the coding sequence ATGAATCAAACATTTAACAGACACCGCCGTTTGCGCGCGAACGCTGCGATGAGAGATTTAGTAAGAGAAACACGCCTTCACCCTTCAGATTTTATTTACCCTTTATTTGTCGTTGAAGGGCTTGAAGGAAAAAAAGAAGTTCCTTCCATGCCGGGGGTTTATCATGTGTCACTCGATTTATTAAAGGATGAAATGGCTGAGCTCATATCACTCGACATTAAGTCGGTCATCGTTTTCGGCGTGCCGGAAGAAAAAGACGACTGCGGAACTCAGGCTTTTCACGATCACGGCATTGTGCAAAAAGGGATTGCTGAAATTAAAAAGCATTATCCTGAAATGATCGTAATCGCTGATACATGCCTCTGTGAATATACGGATCACGGCCATTGCGGCGTTGTGAAAGACGGAGTAATCCTGAATGACGAGTCGCTTGAACTGCTGGCGCAGACAGCCGTCAGCCAGGCTAAAGCCGGCGCTGATATCATCGCTCCTTCAAACATGATGGACGGTTTTGTCACAGTGATCAGAGAAGCGCTTGACAAAGAAGGATTCACAAATATTCCGATCATGTCCTATGCCGTGAAATATTCAAGTGAATTTTACGGTCCGTTCCGCGACGCGGCTGACAGCACACCGCAGTTCGGCGACCGAAAAACATATCAGATGGATCCGGCCAACCGCTTGGAAGCGCTCCGTGAGGCTGAATCAGACGCTGCAGAAGGCGCTGACTTTTTAATCGTCAAACCGTCTATGTCATACTTAGATATTATGCGTGATGTGAAAAACCGCCATCACCTGCCGCTGGTCGCTTATAATGTAAGCGGGGAGTATTCTATGGTGAAAGCTGCAGCCCAAAACGGCTGGATTAAAGAAAAAGAAATGGTGCTTGAAATTTTAACGAGCATGAAACGTGCAGGTGCCGACCTCATTATGACGTATCATGCAAAAGACGCAGCAAAATGGCTTGCTGAATAA
- a CDS encoding uroporphyrinogen-III synthase has product MANDLPLQGKTVLVTRNKRQAAPFRKKVEALGGTAVSASLIAFQEALPGECADSLREDLSEPGWLVFTSVNGVRFFFSYLDEHGLALSGRKKIAAVGEKTARALKERGAGTDAMPDEYVAECLADTLKRHASAAEPISVIKGNLSRDVIKAELEPLGYQIREWVLYNTIQDEKGMDELRQAASRSHFDFITFTSSSAVHTFMHAVGDEKKTLENSGASYISIGPLTEKALLEYGISSHVPDTYTIEGMLDVMCSMSGKDR; this is encoded by the coding sequence ATGGCAAATGACCTTCCTTTACAAGGAAAGACCGTGCTTGTCACCCGGAACAAAAGACAGGCCGCCCCGTTCCGAAAAAAAGTGGAGGCGCTCGGCGGAACGGCTGTTTCCGCTTCGCTGATCGCTTTTCAGGAAGCGCTCCCGGGTGAATGTGCGGACAGTCTCCGGGAAGACCTTTCTGAGCCGGGGTGGCTTGTTTTTACAAGCGTAAACGGTGTCCGGTTCTTTTTTTCCTACCTCGATGAGCACGGCCTTGCGCTTTCGGGACGGAAAAAAATCGCAGCCGTCGGTGAAAAGACTGCGCGCGCCCTTAAAGAGCGGGGAGCCGGGACGGATGCGATGCCTGATGAGTATGTGGCTGAATGTCTGGCTGATACATTAAAGCGGCACGCATCAGCTGCCGAACCCATTTCAGTGATAAAGGGCAATTTATCACGCGATGTCATAAAAGCGGAGCTTGAGCCGCTTGGCTATCAAATAAGGGAATGGGTGCTGTACAATACCATTCAGGATGAAAAAGGAATGGACGAGCTGAGACAGGCTGCATCCCGCTCTCATTTTGATTTTATTACGTTTACCAGTTCTTCGGCGGTGCATACGTTTATGCATGCGGTCGGAGACGAAAAAAAAACTTTGGAAAACAGCGGTGCGAGCTATATCAGCATCGGCCCTTTGACGGAAAAAGCGCTATTGGAATACGGGATCTCATCCCATGTGCCTGACACCTATACGATTGAAGGCATGCTGGACGTCATGTGCAGCATGTCGGGAAAGGATAGATAA
- the hemC gene encoding hydroxymethylbilane synthase gives MRTIKVGSRRSKLAMTQTKWVINKLKELNPSYNFEIQEIVTKGDRILDVTLSKVGGKGLFVKEIEQALLHQEIDMAVHSMKDMPAVLPEGLVIGCIPKREDPRDALISKGHQKLDDIKEGGIIGTSSLRRSAQILAERPDLTIKWIRGNIDTRLQKLETEDYDAIILAAAGLSRMGWKDDVVSEFLEPDRCLPAVGQGALAIECRESDEELLKLFAQFTDEYTKRTVAAERAFLHAMEGGCQVPIAGYASVNDRDEVELVGLVASPDGKTIYKETAAGHDPEEIGKRCAAMMSEKGAKALIDSVKQELDQDGK, from the coding sequence ATGAGAACGATTAAGGTAGGTTCCAGACGGAGCAAACTGGCTATGACCCAGACAAAATGGGTGATTAACAAACTAAAGGAATTGAATCCTTCGTATAACTTTGAAATTCAGGAGATTGTCACAAAAGGCGACCGCATCCTTGATGTCACACTGTCAAAAGTGGGCGGCAAAGGTCTGTTTGTCAAAGAGATTGAACAGGCGCTGTTACATCAGGAGATTGATATGGCGGTCCACAGCATGAAAGACATGCCTGCTGTTTTGCCTGAAGGTCTGGTCATCGGCTGCATACCGAAACGTGAGGACCCGCGTGATGCGCTGATTTCCAAGGGGCATCAAAAGCTGGACGACATAAAAGAAGGCGGCATCATCGGCACGAGCAGTTTAAGAAGAAGCGCCCAGATTCTTGCTGAGCGCCCTGATCTTACTATTAAATGGATCAGAGGCAACATAGATACGAGACTTCAAAAGCTTGAGACGGAAGATTATGATGCTATTATTTTAGCTGCTGCGGGTCTTTCAAGAATGGGCTGGAAAGATGATGTCGTATCTGAATTCCTCGAACCGGACCGCTGTCTGCCTGCGGTAGGCCAAGGCGCTCTTGCCATTGAATGCAGAGAGTCGGATGAGGAGCTTTTGAAGCTGTTTGCGCAATTCACCGATGAGTATACGAAACGCACGGTGGCAGCCGAACGGGCTTTCTTGCACGCGATGGAAGGCGGCTGCCAAGTGCCGATTGCCGGGTATGCGTCCGTCAATGACCGGGATGAGGTTGAATTGGTCGGTCTTGTTGCGTCTCCGGACGGTAAGACGATTTATAAAGAAACAGCGGCGGGACATGATCCGGAAGAAATCGGGAAACGCTGTGCGGCGATGATGTCTGAAAAAGGAGCCAAAGCATTAATCGACAGCGTAAAACAGGAGCTCGATCAGGATGGCAAATGA
- a CDS encoding cytochrome c biogenesis protein, whose product MIDTAMARLNEATIVIYAVSVLFYFIDFLQHNRKAGKMAFWLLSIVWTLQTVYLSYFMWQTGRFPVLNITEALYFYAWVLVTLSLVVTQILRVDFIVFFTNVIGFSMIAIHTFSPTDQHSAAFSGQLVSELLVIHITMAILSYGAFSLSFVFSLLYQFQYSLLKKKKWGKWLLRIEDLSKLDYMAYVLNVIGVPMLLLSLILGVIWAYVSLETLYWFDSKVLGSFIVLLLYSYYLYIRMIKELQGKVAALWNSACFLVLMINYFLLGSLSQFHWFS is encoded by the coding sequence ATGATTGATACAGCAATGGCAAGACTTAATGAAGCGACAATTGTTATTTATGCAGTAAGCGTCCTTTTTTACTTTATAGATTTTCTTCAACACAACCGGAAGGCTGGGAAAATGGCCTTCTGGTTGCTTTCTATTGTCTGGACTCTGCAAACCGTCTATCTTTCTTATTTTATGTGGCAGACGGGGAGATTTCCGGTCTTAAATATTACAGAGGCCCTTTACTTTTATGCGTGGGTGCTTGTTACGCTCTCACTTGTTGTCACGCAGATTCTGCGGGTTGATTTTATCGTGTTTTTCACGAATGTCATCGGTTTCTCGATGATCGCGATCCACACGTTTTCACCGACTGATCAGCATTCGGCAGCTTTTTCCGGCCAGCTGGTCTCAGAGCTTTTGGTCATTCATATCACAATGGCGATTCTCTCATACGGCGCCTTTTCCCTTTCTTTTGTCTTTTCGCTTCTTTATCAATTTCAATATTCTTTATTAAAGAAGAAAAAATGGGGAAAATGGCTGTTGAGAATTGAAGATTTGTCAAAACTTGATTATATGGCTTACGTTTTGAATGTCATCGGAGTTCCGATGCTGCTGTTAAGTTTGATCTTAGGCGTAATCTGGGCGTATGTGTCTCTGGAAACGCTGTACTGGTTTGATTCAAAAGTGCTCGGCTCGTTTATTGTGCTGCTTTTATACAGCTACTATTTATATATCAGAATGATTAAGGAACTGCAGGGAAAAGTGGCGGCGTTATGGAATTCAGCATGTTTTCTCGTGCTGATGATTAATTACTTCCTGCTCGGAAGCCTATCGCAATTCCATTGGTTCAGTTAA
- the hemA gene encoding glutamyl-tRNA reductase, whose amino-acid sequence MHILVVGVDYKSAPIEIREKISFQPDELAEAMLRLKEEKSVLENIIVSTCNRTEIYAVVDQLHTGRYYIKTFLSEWFSLPKEELSPFLKFYESDAAIEHLFRVACGLDSMVIGETQILGQVRSSFKTAQTEKTIGTIFNELFKQAVTVGKRTHAETDIGANAVSVSYAAVELAKKIFGSLSNKHILILGAGKMGELAAENLHGQGIGKVTVINRTFLKAKELADRFSGEARSLNQLEHALAEADILISSTGASDFVVSKDMMERAGRQRKGRPLFMVDIAVPRDLDPALNDLEGVFLYDIDDLEGIVEANLKERRETAEKVELFIEAAIVEFKQWLNTLGVVPVISALREKALSIQSDTMQSIERKLPNLTVREKKLLSKHTKSIINQMLRDPILKAKELAAEADSEEKLKLFMQIFDIEDEAGRQLDKSLDNRQTVHSFQKAEAKTGLRPLVSE is encoded by the coding sequence ATGCATATTCTTGTAGTGGGAGTAGATTATAAATCCGCCCCCATTGAAATACGTGAAAAAATAAGTTTTCAGCCGGATGAGCTTGCAGAAGCGATGCTCCGTTTAAAAGAAGAAAAAAGTGTTCTTGAAAACATTATCGTGTCAACCTGCAACCGAACTGAAATATATGCGGTGGTCGACCAGCTTCATACCGGCCGTTATTATATAAAGACATTTTTATCCGAATGGTTCTCGCTGCCGAAAGAAGAGCTGTCTCCGTTTCTGAAATTTTATGAGAGCGATGCGGCGATCGAGCATTTATTCCGTGTGGCGTGCGGTTTGGATTCCATGGTCATCGGAGAAACACAAATACTCGGCCAGGTCCGTTCGAGCTTTAAAACGGCGCAGACAGAAAAGACAATCGGCACCATTTTCAATGAGCTCTTTAAACAGGCGGTGACTGTCGGCAAACGCACGCATGCTGAAACCGATATCGGCGCCAATGCCGTTTCCGTCAGTTACGCGGCCGTTGAACTCGCGAAAAAAATCTTCGGCTCTCTGTCAAATAAGCACATTTTGATTCTCGGTGCGGGGAAAATGGGCGAGCTCGCCGCAGAAAACCTGCACGGACAGGGCATCGGCAAAGTAACGGTCATCAACAGAACGTTTTTGAAGGCAAAAGAGCTTGCTGACCGTTTCTCCGGAGAAGCTCGCAGCTTAAACCAGCTTGAACATGCACTTGCTGAAGCTGATATTTTAATCAGCTCGACAGGCGCGAGTGATTTTGTCGTGTCTAAAGATATGATGGAGAGAGCGGGCAGACAGCGGAAGGGCCGCCCGTTATTTATGGTGGACATCGCTGTGCCGAGAGACCTTGATCCTGCGCTGAACGATCTTGAAGGTGTTTTCCTGTACGATATTGATGACCTTGAAGGAATCGTTGAAGCCAACTTAAAAGAACGCCGTGAAACCGCTGAAAAAGTCGAGCTGTTCATTGAAGCGGCAATTGTTGAATTTAAGCAGTGGCTTAATACGCTCGGCGTCGTGCCGGTCATTTCGGCGCTGCGTGAAAAGGCGCTGTCCATCCAGTCCGATACGATGCAGAGCATTGAGCGCAAGCTGCCTAATCTGACGGTAAGAGAGAAAAAACTGCTCAGCAAACATACGAAAAGCATCATTAACCAGATGCTGCGCGACCCGATTCTGAAAGCGAAAGAGCTTGCGGCTGAAGCGGATTCCGAGGAAAAGCTGAAGCTGTTTATGCAGATTTTCGATATTGAGGATGAAGCCGGCCGCCAGCTGGACAAAAGCCTGGATAACCGCCAGACGGTTCATTCGTTTCAAAAGGCAGAAGCAAAAACGGGCTTACGTCCGCTTGTAAGTGAGTGA
- the yihA gene encoding ribosome biogenesis GTP-binding protein YihA/YsxC: MKVTKSEIVISAVKPEQYPDGGLPEIALAGRSNVGKSSFINSLINRKNLARTSSKPGKTQTLNFYIINDELHFVDVPGYGFAKVSKSEREAWGRMIETYMTTREELKACVQIVDLRHAPSADDVNMYEFLKYYGIPVIVIATKADKIPKGKWDKHLKVVKQTLDMDPEDELILFSSETKKGKDEAWGAIKKMISR, translated from the coding sequence ATGAAAGTTACAAAGTCAGAAATCGTGATCAGCGCGGTTAAACCGGAACAGTACCCTGATGGGGGACTTCCGGAAATCGCGCTGGCGGGAAGATCAAATGTAGGAAAGTCATCTTTTATCAATTCATTAATCAATCGGAAAAACCTGGCCAGAACGTCATCAAAACCGGGGAAAACACAGACCTTAAACTTTTACATCATCAATGATGAATTGCATTTTGTCGACGTTCCCGGGTACGGGTTTGCGAAAGTTTCAAAAAGCGAGCGGGAAGCATGGGGGAGAATGATTGAAACCTATATGACGACCCGTGAAGAGCTGAAAGCCTGCGTGCAGATTGTCGACCTCAGACACGCGCCGTCTGCTGATGACGTGAACATGTATGAATTCTTGAAATATTACGGCATTCCCGTTATCGTCATTGCGACAAAAGCGGATAAGATTCCAAAAGGAAAATGGGACAAGCACTTAAAGGTTGTCAAACAGACGCTTGATATGGACCCTGAAGATGAGCTGATTTTATTCTCCTCTGAAACAAAAAAAGGAAAAGATGAAGCATGGGGAGCCATTAAAAAAATGATCAGCAGGTAA